A single genomic interval of Hoplias malabaricus isolate fHopMal1 chromosome 7, fHopMal1.hap1, whole genome shotgun sequence harbors:
- the mep1a.2 gene encoding LOW QUALITY PROTEIN: meprin A subunit alpha (The sequence of the model RefSeq protein was modified relative to this genomic sequence to represent the inferred CDS: inserted 2 bases in 1 codon; substituted 1 base at 1 genomic stop codon), whose protein sequence is MDLWKTIFIGVLLILKLQALPAEYGGDADAGEKREDILEINLKSHRDLFEGDIAGDPRRNAIVDETKRWKFPIPYILTDTLDLNAKGVILQALEVYRLKSCVDFKPYEGEKTYISFTKLDGCWSFVGDLQTGQNVSIGERCDTKAIVEHELLHALGFYHEQSRSDRDDYVTIWWDQIIAGREHNFNKYDDSFVTDLNTPYDYESIMHYRPFSFNKDPDIPTITTAIPAFNDIIGQRLDFSAIDLERLNRMYDCGETRTLLDQCAFEQINICGMIQNENDNADWVQTLGSKELQDHTLAGQCSDAGYYMKFDTANKDVGHTALLESRILYPKRDFQCLQFFYRMTGGLSDSLIIWLRMDDGTGSVRKVRKMHTIVGDDDNSWKTAYVTLNVKEKFRYFFQGVVGSKESSGAIFIDDIILSETTCPNAVWRVQNVSGLLMSTLQGESVRSACFYSSEGYGYGIDVFPNGRSNSSTEYVGVMFHLCSGDNDAVLEWPAANRQATVTFIDQNQDATLQMSNSRSFTTDQSSLWNKPSMSGIWDESCKCYRGPQFGWSTFISHQQLKQRSFLKNDDLIITVNFDDLTHLIKSEVPVQSKASEASLASEESSVFVPKAREAXGLCITSQGKAXCRCSSSQMTVFSGEVCEKQHISGGILGILLGGTAGTVALVAAVIVAIQWNHGSPL, encoded by the exons ATGGACTTGTGGAAAACCATCTTCATTGGTGTTCTGCTTATCTTAAAG CTCCAGGCTCTTCCTGCAGAATATG GTGGAGATGCTGATGCTGGGGAAAAGAGGGAAGACATTCTTGAAATAAACTTAA AATCTCACAGAGACTTGTTTGAAGGGGATATTGCAGGAGAT CCCAGAAGGAATGCTATTGTGGATGAAACAAAGAGATGGAAATTTCCAATTCCCTATATACTGACTGATACTTTAG ATCTTAATGCAAAAGGTGTAATCCTACAAGCCTTGGAAGTGTACCGTCTGAAGTCCTGTGTGGACTTTAAGCCGTATGAAGGAGAAAAGACTTACATTTCATTTACCAAGTTGGATGG GTGCTGGTCATTTGTTGGTGATTTGCAGACAGGCCAGAATGTGTCTATTGGAGAAAGATGTGACACAAAAGCCATTGTTGAGCATGAGCTACTCCATGCTCTGGGCTTCTACCATGAGCAGTCACGCTCAGACAGAGATGATTATGTCACAATCTGGTGGGACCAAATCATTGCAG GAAGGGAGCACAACTTCAACAAATATGACGACAGCTTTGTTACTGATCTGAACACTCCATACGACTATGAGTCCATCATGCACTACAGGCCTTTCTCTTTTAATAAAGACCCTGACAtccccaccatcaccacagcCATTCCAGCTTTCAATGACATCATTGGACAGCGGCTGGATTTCAGCGCCATTGACCTGGAGAGACTCAACCGCATGTATGACTGTG GTGAAACCCGTACTCTGTTGGACCAGTGTGCTTTTGAGCAGATCAACATCTGTGGGATGATCCAGAATGAGAATGACAATGCAGACTGGGTCCAGACTCTGGGCTCCAAAGAACTTCAGGACCACACTCTCGCAGGACAGTGCTCAG ATGCTGGTTATTACATGAAATTTGATACTGCTAATAAAGATGTTGGACACACTGCTTTGCTGGAGTCTCGTATTCTGTATCCAAAGAGAGActtccagtgtctgcagttCTTCTACAGGATGACAGGGGGTCTGAGCGATAGTCTGATTATTTGGCTCCGAATGGATGATGGCACTGGCAGTGTTCGCAAAGTCAGGAAAATGCACACTATTGTGG GTGACGATGACAATTCCTGGAAGACTGCGTACGTGACTCTGAATGTCAAAGAAAAATTCCGCTACTTCTTCCAaggtgttgtgggttcaaaagAATCATCTGGGGCAATCTTCATTGATGACATCATTCTGTCTGAGACCACCTGTCCAAATGCAGTTTGGAGAGTCCAGAACGTCTCTGGACTGCTTATGAGCACTCTACAGGGAGAAAGTGTGCGGAGTGCTTGTTTCTACAGCTCAGAGGGCTATGGCTATGGCATTGATGTGTTCCCCAATGGCAGGAGCAACAGTTCTACAGAGTATGTGGGAGTGATGTTTCACCTGTGCAGTGGTGATAATGATGCAGTATTAGAATGGCCAGCTGCTAACCGACAGGCCACAGTTACTTTCATTGATCAAAATCAAGATGCCACCCTACAGATGTCCAACAGCAGAAGCTTCACCACTG aTCAATCCTCTTTATGGAATAAGCCCTCCATGTCTGGAATATGGGATGAAAGTTGCAAGTGCTACAGAGGTCCTCAGTTTGGTTGGAGCACCTTCATCTCCCATCAGCAGCTCAAGCAGAGAAGCTTCCTCAAGAATGATGACTTGATCATCACTGTCAACTTTGATG ACTTGACTCATCTCATAAAATCAGAGGTTCCTGTTCAGAGTAAAGCTTCGGAGGCATCTCTAGCTTCAGAGGAGAGCTCTGTCTTTGTGCCGAAAGCCAGAGAAGC CGGACTGTGCATCACTAGCCAAGGCAAGGCTTGATGCAG ATGTTCTTCAAGCCAAATGACAGTGTTCTCGGGGGAAGTATGTGAAAAACAACACATCAGTGGGGGAATTCTGGGAATTCTGTTGGGTGGTACTGCAGGCACTGTGGCTCTAGTGGCTGCTGTTATTGTTGCAATACAATGGAATCATGGAAGTCCATTATAA
- the LOC136702386 gene encoding meprin A subunit alpha-like has translation MQLQGLVLCCTALSLSSAFTIGRFSRETSHAIDGEVVLPRDISSINKDVKTPLVGGDMALPPGRNALIDKAYRWKFPIPYIFGDSLDLNAKGVIFQAFETYRLKSCVDFKPYEGEKSFIRFEKLDGCWSMVGDLKEGQQLSLGENCDYKGTIMHEILHALGFYHEQSRTDRDDYISIWWNQIIPGMEHNFNKYDDSFISDQNTPYDYESIMHYGPYSFNVDPRYPTMTAKDPELTQLLGQYNDFSSLDLLRLNRMYNCTAPLTLLDQCSFETLGICGMVHRYQEGHGTKWVRSQSSPQSHDHTLAGKCRDAGYYMFFSTSSGKTGESAFLESRTLYPKRKLQCLQVFYKMTGSPKDKLVIWTKQEASDGTPTGTTVTTINGDSDHSWKIAHVPLRMDGKFHYAFQGIIGDQSHSSGGILLDDISLAETRCPSATWRIPNFSAYLDRYGAGQYIQSPRFYSPEGYGFGLQLLPNSYVDGYIGAFFHLTSGENDKTLQWPAGNRQVTLTVLDQDPDVTQRQSFSFSFTTNSKQLIPGTDRFYWDNPSKVGTYDPSCDCYHGWTWGYNAFFSHFDLKRRSYLKNDDLILFIEFEDLTPLI, from the exons ATGCAGCTCCAGGGGCTGGTTCTGTGCTGCACGGCTCTTTCTCTGTCCTCAGCTTTCACA ATTGGACGATTTTCCAGAGAGACCT CTCATGCCATTGATGGTGAGGTGGTCTTGCCTCGGGACATCTCCTCCATCAATAAAG ATGTGAAGACACCCCTGGTTGGAGGTGACATGGCCTTACCC CCTGGACGTAATGCTCTTATAGACAAAGCATACCGATGGAAATTCCCCATTCCTTACATCTTTGGTGACAGCCTTG ACCTCAATGCAAAGGGTGTGATATTCCAGGCATTTGAGACCTATCGTCTGAAGTCCTGTGTGGATTTCAAACCTTATGAAGGAGAGAAGAGCTTCATTCGATTTGAAAAGTTGGATGG ATGCTGGTCAATGGTTGGAGATCTTAAAGAGGGTCAGCAGCTCTCCCTTGGTGAAAATTGTGACTACAAAGGCACCATAATGCACGAGATTCTTCATGCACTGGGATTCTACCATGAGCAGTCTCGTACTGACAGGGATGATTATATCAGCATTTGGTGGAATCAGATCATTCCTG GTATGGAGCACAACTTTAATAAATATGATGACTCATTCATAAGTGATCAGAACACCCCCTATGATTATGAGTCTATTATGCACTATGGACCATACTCCTTCAATGTAGACCCTCGCTACCCCACCATGACAGCCAAGGACCCAGAGCTCACCCAATTGCTTGGCCAGTACAATGATTTCAGCTCCCTGGATCTGCTGAGACTGAACCGGATGTACAACTGCA CTGCTCCTCTCACTCTATTGGATCAATGTTCTTTTGAGACTCTTGGGATTTGTGGTATGGTCCACAGGTATCAGGAGGGGCATGGCACCAAGTGGGTGCGCTCACAAAGTTCCCCTCAGTCACATGACCACACTCTGGCTGGTAAATGCAGAG ATGCAGGATATTACATGTTCTTCAGCACAAGCTCAGGAAAAACTGGTGAATCTGCTTTCTTGGAGTCAAGAACTCTCTACCCTAAAAGGAAGCTACAGTGTCTTCAAGTGTTCTATAAAATGACTGGAAGTCCAAAAGACAAACTCGTCATTTGGACAAAACAGGAAGCATCAGATGGTACACCCACTGGAACAACAGTAACAACAATAAATG GTGATAGTGATCACTCTTGGAAGATTGCCCATGTGCCTCTGAGAATGGATGGAAAATTCCACTATGCATTCCAAGGCATTATTGGTGACCAGTCCCATTCATCTGGAGGAATTCTTCTGGATGATATTAGCTTGGCAGAGACTCGTTGCCCCAGTGCCACTTGGAGAATACCCAACTTTAGCGCATACCTAGATAGATACGGAGCGGGTCAGTACATCCAGAGCCCACGGTTCTACAGCCCTGAGGGTTATGGCTTTGGTCTTCAGCTTTTGCCCAACTCCTATGTGGATGGCTACATCGGGGCCTTTTTCCATCTTACCAGTGGCGAGAATGACAAGACCCTGCAGTGGCCAGCAGGAAACAGACAGGTGACTCTCACTGTGCTGGACCAGGACCCTGATGTCACACAACGTCAGTCTTTCTCTTTTAGTTTCACAACAAACAGCAAACAGCTCATACCAG GTACTGACCGTTTTTACTGGGACAATCCTTCTAAGGTGGGCACATATGACCCTTCCTGTGATTGCTATCATGGCTGGACCTGGGGCTACAATGCTTTCTTCTCTCACTTTGACCTTAAACGCCGGAGTTACTTGAAGAATGATGACCTAATTCTCTTCATTGAATTTGAAG ATTTGACCCCATTGATCTGA